The following proteins are co-located in the Methylomonas sp. 11b genome:
- a CDS encoding TonB-dependent receptor plug domain-containing protein, with the protein MKAKIWLDGRYQIQATNRLNLFLFGMALNVNIFGSAVADNAPDIEAFSINELMQMEVSSASRKSQTVSDTAAAAFVISQEDIRRSGATSIPDALRLAPGLEVAQINASVWAVTARGFNSRYANKLLVLMDGRSVYTPLFSGVFWDLQDTLMEDIERIEVIRGPGAVMWGANAVNGVINIITKKAKDTQGNLFVAGGGNQERGFAGYRHGGRIGDDGSYRVYAKTFERDTFVNASGERLHDDWRSVQGGFRIDDRISNDSRYTVQGDVYRKTIGNTVVPQTVLPPFNREFNFDDHADGANLLARWEGNFSDGSEFMLQGYYDRVAFSAAALSDSQDMLDIDFQHRLHPNADHDLMWGASYRFIHSTTVNTSAIAFTPNSLGYHNGSVFVQDDITLIDNTLRLTLGTKLEESHFGNTQVQPNARLMWTPDQVHSVWASVSRASRTPARGEAQANVGLGGVPTGLPAPFDQIQVIAQPNPNLRAEKIFAAEIGYRTQWTEKFSTDITAFSNHYSDLVLFRRGELVGLTQSLIWSNAQQDFTTRGIEIASEWHVLDWMRFSGNYSHLKMEIPQDPLNPDIAGLSPRHRGSLRWQMDLPEKIKLDFTLRHVGRLHSTSQAVPAYTTFDARLAYEPYNGVEFAVIAQNLFSPSHPEYKDSSALSLPSSAVEVPRSIYGKLSWRF; encoded by the coding sequence ATGAAAGCAAAGATATGGCTTGATGGTCGGTATCAAATACAAGCGACGAATCGATTAAACCTGTTCCTGTTCGGTATGGCGCTTAACGTCAATATCTTCGGTAGCGCGGTGGCAGATAACGCGCCGGATATCGAAGCTTTTTCCATCAACGAACTGATGCAAATGGAAGTGTCGTCGGCTTCCAGAAAGTCGCAGACCGTATCCGATACCGCGGCGGCGGCGTTCGTGATCAGTCAGGAAGACATTCGCCGTTCCGGTGCCACCAGTATTCCCGATGCACTTCGCCTGGCGCCCGGCCTTGAGGTAGCGCAAATCAACGCCAGTGTCTGGGCGGTTACCGCGCGCGGCTTCAATAGCCGTTATGCCAATAAATTGCTGGTACTGATGGATGGTCGTAGCGTTTATACGCCGCTGTTTTCCGGGGTATTCTGGGATTTACAGGATACGCTGATGGAAGACATCGAGCGTATCGAAGTAATCCGTGGGCCGGGCGCGGTGATGTGGGGCGCCAATGCGGTAAACGGTGTGATCAATATCATTACGAAGAAGGCCAAGGACACCCAAGGTAATCTGTTCGTGGCCGGCGGCGGCAACCAGGAGCGCGGCTTCGCCGGTTATCGGCACGGTGGTCGTATCGGCGACGACGGTAGTTACCGGGTGTATGCCAAAACCTTTGAGCGCGATACCTTTGTTAACGCAAGCGGAGAAAGGCTGCACGACGACTGGCGCTCGGTGCAGGGCGGTTTTCGCATCGACGACCGCATCTCCAATGACAGCCGTTACACCGTGCAAGGCGATGTTTACCGCAAGACCATAGGTAATACCGTGGTACCGCAAACCGTGTTGCCGCCGTTTAACCGCGAGTTCAATTTCGACGACCATGCCGATGGCGCCAACCTGCTGGCGCGTTGGGAAGGCAATTTCAGCGACGGTTCTGAATTCATGCTGCAAGGCTATTATGACCGGGTCGCTTTCAGCGCCGCAGCGCTGTCCGACAGTCAAGATATGTTGGATATCGATTTTCAGCATCGCCTGCATCCCAATGCCGACCACGATTTGATGTGGGGCGCCAGTTACCGGTTTATTCACAGTACCACGGTCAATACCTCGGCCATCGCCTTTACGCCCAACAGCTTGGGTTACCACAACGGCAGCGTCTTCGTGCAGGACGACATCACGTTGATAGACAACACCCTGCGCTTGACGCTGGGTACCAAGCTGGAAGAAAGCCACTTTGGTAATACTCAAGTGCAGCCCAACGCCCGTTTAATGTGGACGCCGGACCAAGTGCATTCGGTATGGGCTTCGGTTTCCAGGGCGTCGCGGACGCCGGCGCGCGGCGAAGCCCAGGCCAATGTGGGGCTGGGCGGCGTGCCGACCGGTTTGCCGGCGCCTTTCGATCAGATTCAAGTCATCGCTCAGCCCAACCCCAATTTGCGCGCCGAAAAAATCTTCGCCGCCGAAATCGGTTACCGCACTCAGTGGACCGAAAAATTCTCCACCGATATTACCGCCTTCAGCAACCATTACAGCGATTTGGTGCTATTCCGCCGTGGGGAGTTGGTAGGGCTCACCCAGTCGTTGATCTGGAGTAACGCCCAGCAAGATTTCACCACGCGCGGCATCGAGATCGCCAGTGAATGGCATGTGTTGGATTGGATGCGCTTCAGCGGCAATTACAGTCATCTGAAAATGGAAATCCCCCAGGACCCGCTCAATCCGGATATTGCCGGCCTGAGCCCACGCCATCGCGGCTCCTTACGCTGGCAGATGGATTTGCCGGAAAAAATCAAGCTCGACTTTACCCTGCGCCACGTTGGCCGCTTGCATTCCACCAGCCAGGCGGTGCCGGCCTACACCACCTTTGATGCCAGACTGGCTTACGAACCCTATAACGGCGTGGAGTTCGCCGTCATCGCCCAAAATCTGTTCTCGCCCAGCCATCCCGAATATAAAGATTCATCCGCGTTGTCCTTGCCGAGTAGTGCTGTGGAAGTGCCGCGCTCGATCTACGGCAAACTCAGCTGGCGCTTTTGA
- the modC gene encoding molybdenum ABC transporter ATP-binding protein — translation MPSIQARLRLAYDQFDLDVDLQLPASGVTVLFGHSGSGKTTLLRCIAGLERPTQGFLKIGDTLWQDSEQDFFLPTHKRNLAYVFQEANLFPHLSVRGNLDYAVRRLRTKDRAFSLEQAIELLAIGPLLDRLPARLSGGERQRVAITRALAASPDVLLMDEPLASLDEQRKQDILPYLTGLHQNLQIPILYVTHSLQEVNQLADHLLVMAAGKALACGPLAETLTRLDGPMALDRQAASVWQGKLISHEAEYHLSHAEFAGGSLSLPYLDMPIGSSVRIRIYARDVSITLQPPEASSILNILSAQVLALSEMGQGQIVVQLAVGDEVLLAHITQKSAMLLNVQPGMAVYVQIKGTSIVR, via the coding sequence GTGCCCAGCATTCAGGCCCGCTTGCGCCTGGCTTACGACCAATTTGATTTGGATGTGGATTTGCAATTGCCTGCCAGCGGTGTGACGGTGCTGTTCGGTCACTCCGGTTCCGGTAAGACCACCTTGCTGCGTTGTATCGCCGGGTTGGAACGGCCAACGCAGGGCTTTTTGAAAATCGGCGACACCCTTTGGCAAGATAGCGAGCAAGACTTTTTCCTGCCCACCCATAAACGTAATCTGGCTTATGTGTTTCAAGAGGCCAATCTGTTCCCGCATCTGTCGGTGCGCGGCAATCTGGATTATGCAGTGCGGCGCTTGCGAACCAAAGATAGGGCATTTTCCTTAGAGCAGGCTATCGAATTACTGGCGATAGGGCCGTTGCTGGACCGCTTGCCAGCCCGGCTGTCCGGCGGCGAACGGCAACGCGTAGCCATTACCAGAGCCTTGGCCGCCAGTCCGGATGTGTTGTTGATGGACGAGCCGCTGGCCTCGCTGGACGAGCAACGCAAGCAGGACATCCTGCCGTATTTGACCGGCTTGCATCAGAATCTGCAAATCCCGATTCTGTACGTCACCCACTCCTTGCAGGAGGTCAATCAACTCGCGGACCACCTGCTGGTGATGGCCGCCGGTAAGGCCTTAGCCTGCGGGCCGCTGGCGGAAACCCTGACGCGGCTGGATGGGCCTATGGCTTTGGATCGGCAAGCGGCCAGCGTCTGGCAGGGTAAGTTGATCAGCCACGAAGCCGAGTATCATCTCAGCCATGCCGAATTCGCCGGTGGCAGCCTGAGTTTGCCGTATTTGGATATGCCGATTGGTAGCTCGGTGAGAATCAGAATTTACGCCCGCGACGTCAGTATTACCTTGCAACCGCCGGAAGCTTCCAGCATCTTGAATATTTTATCGGCCCAGGTTTTGGCGCTTAGCGAAATGGGGCAGGGCCAAATCGTGGTGCAACTGGCAGTCGGCGACGAGGTGCTACTGGCGCATATCACCCAAAAATCGGCGATGTTGTTAAACGTGCAGCCCGGCATGGCCGTCTATGTGCAAATCAAGGGTACTTCCATCGTTCGGTAA
- the modB gene encoding molybdate ABC transporter permease subunit, which translates to MLNAADLDTLFLTFRVASLATLLLLLLGTPLAWKLARSRSRWKGVINSIVALPLVLPPTVLGFYLLVLMGPAGVVGQFTQWLGIGTLPFSFGGLVVASVLYSLPFVVQPLQNAFVAMGDAPLEAAATLGAGPLDRFFSVALPLAKPGFLTAGVLGFTHTVGEFGVVLMVGGNIPDKTRVVSVQIYNHVEALEYGQAHWLAGGLLIFSFLVLLLLYNSQQTQTLTQSLK; encoded by the coding sequence ATGCTAAACGCCGCCGATCTCGACACCTTGTTTTTGACCTTTCGCGTCGCCAGTCTGGCTACCTTACTGTTGCTATTGTTGGGTACGCCGCTGGCTTGGAAGTTGGCGCGCAGCCGCTCGCGCTGGAAAGGTGTTATCAATAGCATCGTAGCTCTGCCGCTGGTGCTGCCGCCGACGGTATTGGGCTTTTACTTATTGGTGTTGATGGGGCCGGCTGGGGTGGTAGGGCAATTCACCCAGTGGTTGGGTATAGGCACTTTGCCGTTCAGCTTTGGTGGTTTGGTGGTGGCGTCGGTGTTGTATTCGTTGCCGTTTGTGGTGCAGCCTTTGCAGAACGCCTTCGTGGCAATGGGCGATGCACCGCTGGAAGCTGCCGCGACCTTGGGAGCCGGGCCGCTGGATAGATTTTTCAGCGTGGCGCTGCCTCTGGCGAAGCCGGGTTTTTTAACCGCTGGCGTGTTGGGGTTTACCCATACCGTCGGAGAATTCGGCGTGGTATTGATGGTGGGCGGCAATATTCCCGACAAAACCCGCGTCGTATCCGTGCAAATTTACAATCATGTCGAAGCCTTGGAATACGGGCAGGCGCATTGGCTGGCCGGCGGCTTGCTGATCTTCTCTTTCTTGGTGTTACTGCTGCTGTACAACAGCCAACAAACCCAAACCCTGACGCAATCCTTGAAATGA
- a CDS encoding LysR family transcriptional regulator, which produces MASLNYHHLRYFWMIANENNLTRAAERLHVSQSALSIQLRQLEESFGQKLFEREGKRLQLTEAGRIALDYANAIFRAGDELISLMHGRSAGERQLLRIGAVSTLSRNFQLELVRSLVLRSDVELVLHSGSLRELLAQMHTHTIDLVLSNRPVPRDAQTNWHCHLLDEQPVSLVGKPCADNLPFQFPQDLHGRPLLLPSIESEIRAAFDFLLEQAGVRPIVVAEVDDMAMLRLLARESGHLTLVPPVVVLDELRQGLLVERYRIADIRERFYAITPSRRFPNALVKDLLANSSESRVSDVDHVSIAGGEA; this is translated from the coding sequence ATGGCCTCACTGAACTATCACCATCTGCGTTATTTCTGGATGATCGCCAACGAAAACAATTTGACGCGGGCTGCTGAACGCTTACATGTGTCACAGTCGGCGCTGAGTATTCAATTGCGTCAGCTAGAAGAATCGTTTGGGCAAAAGTTGTTCGAGCGTGAGGGCAAACGCCTGCAATTAACCGAAGCCGGACGGATTGCCCTGGATTACGCCAACGCCATTTTTCGGGCTGGCGATGAATTGATCAGCTTGATGCATGGCCGTTCGGCGGGCGAACGGCAGTTATTGCGGATTGGTGCAGTGTCTACGCTGTCGCGTAATTTTCAGCTGGAGTTGGTCCGCTCCTTAGTCCTGCGCAGCGATGTCGAACTGGTGTTGCATTCCGGCAGCCTGCGCGAATTGCTGGCGCAAATGCATACCCACACCATCGATCTGGTGCTGTCCAACCGGCCGGTACCGCGAGATGCGCAAACCAATTGGCATTGCCATCTATTGGATGAACAGCCGGTCAGCTTGGTCGGTAAACCCTGCGCCGACAATCTGCCGTTTCAATTCCCGCAGGATCTGCATGGCAGACCCCTGCTGTTACCGAGCATTGAAAGCGAAATTAGGGCCGCGTTCGATTTCTTGCTGGAACAAGCCGGCGTGAGGCCAATTGTGGTGGCCGAAGTCGATGACATGGCGATGCTGCGCTTGCTGGCGCGCGAGTCCGGCCATTTGACCCTCGTACCGCCGGTGGTTGTGCTGGATGAATTACGCCAAGGTCTGTTGGTGGAGCGCTACCGTATCGCGGATATTCGCGAGCGCTTTTATGCCATCACGCCGAGCCGGCGTTTCCCGAATGCTTTAGTCAAAGATTTGCTGGCCAACTCGTCTGAATCAAGGGTTTCGGACGTTGATCACGTTTCAATAGCTGGCGGCGAGGCTTGA
- a CDS encoding NADH-quinone oxidoreductase subunit L, with amino-acid sequence MTSLISYLAVSTPLLLFLSGTPSSAWATRHPQQMGKLCGALSIMAVLTAGLSGIGIFYPVSLPAGVADNGLYIDRLSVIMLMLVAFIGAVVIRYSRHYLDGDPGQGRFFKWLAWTIAAVMTLVIAGHFILFVLAWILTSLCLHRLLLFYPERQGARIAARKKFVFSRLGDCALILAGVWLYQVFGTLEFRELFALADRPVADTGLLNAAAFALVIGAVIKSAQFPFHSWLPEVMETPTPVSALMHAGIINAGGFLVIRMSHILVQAPVALHLLAVIGTITALFGSLVMLTQTSIKKSLAFSTVGQMGFMMLQCGLGAFSSAMLHIVAHALYKAHAFLSSGSVVDIARAAWAPPIRDSRHPGELLLAFIAALGLTVGSAGLFDLTFREEPGIVLLGAILQMALTYLLWNAVAHQTGPAQIGKALLIAAGVSLLYFALQTGFLHLLRADIADQMPIDSVFDSVLLIIVLAGFFTILMLQIQYPGPAAAQVWQAAYVHIYNGFYISTLTNRMIHRYGSKPVSLSHRHSGGMPQ; translated from the coding sequence ATGACATCCTTGATCAGTTACTTGGCTGTTTCGACTCCGCTGCTGTTGTTTCTATCCGGCACTCCGTCCTCCGCCTGGGCGACACGCCACCCGCAGCAAATGGGCAAACTGTGCGGCGCTTTATCCATCATGGCGGTACTCACAGCCGGGCTTTCCGGCATCGGCATTTTCTATCCGGTTTCATTACCTGCTGGTGTCGCAGATAACGGCTTATACATCGACAGACTCTCGGTCATCATGCTGATGCTGGTGGCGTTCATAGGCGCCGTGGTCATCCGCTATTCACGTCATTACCTGGATGGCGATCCTGGTCAGGGCCGTTTTTTTAAGTGGCTGGCCTGGACTATCGCGGCAGTGATGACCCTAGTCATCGCCGGCCACTTCATATTATTTGTGCTGGCCTGGATTCTCACCAGTCTGTGTTTGCACCGATTATTGTTGTTTTATCCGGAACGCCAGGGGGCTCGTATCGCCGCGCGCAAGAAGTTTGTCTTCAGCCGCTTAGGCGATTGCGCGCTGATTTTGGCAGGGGTTTGGCTTTATCAAGTCTTCGGCACCCTTGAATTCAGGGAATTGTTCGCACTTGCAGACAGACCGGTTGCGGACACCGGCTTGTTGAACGCCGCAGCCTTTGCCCTGGTGATTGGCGCTGTGATCAAATCGGCGCAGTTTCCATTTCACAGCTGGCTGCCGGAGGTCATGGAAACCCCCACGCCGGTATCGGCGTTGATGCATGCCGGCATCATCAATGCCGGCGGATTTCTAGTGATACGCATGAGCCACATACTGGTGCAGGCGCCCGTCGCACTGCACTTGCTGGCAGTCATCGGCACCATTACTGCTCTTTTCGGCTCATTGGTGATGCTGACTCAAACCAGTATCAAAAAATCGCTGGCCTTTTCCACCGTCGGCCAGATGGGTTTCATGATGTTGCAATGTGGGCTCGGCGCATTTTCCTCGGCGATGCTGCATATCGTCGCCCACGCCTTGTACAAGGCGCACGCCTTTTTATCCAGCGGCAGCGTGGTGGACATTGCTCGCGCGGCCTGGGCTCCGCCGATTCGCGACAGTCGCCATCCAGGCGAACTGTTGCTGGCGTTCATAGCGGCCTTGGGCTTGACCGTTGGCAGTGCCGGCTTGTTCGATCTGACATTTAGGGAAGAGCCGGGCATTGTGCTGTTGGGTGCCATCTTGCAAATGGCCTTGACCTACTTGTTGTGGAATGCCGTGGCCCATCAAACCGGTCCAGCGCAAATCGGCAAAGCCCTGCTGATTGCCGCCGGGGTTAGCCTTTTGTATTTCGCCCTGCAAACCGGCTTCTTGCATTTACTGCGCGCAGACATTGCTGACCAGATGCCGATAGACAGCGTGTTCGATAGTGTTTTGCTGATCATCGTACTGGCGGGCTTTTTCACGATTTTGATGTTACAGATTCAGTACCCGGGCCCGGCGGCTGCCCAGGTTTGGCAAGCAGCCTACGTGCATATCTACAACGGCTTTTACATCAGTACTCTGACCAACCGCATGATTCATCGGTATGGGTCCAAGCCCGTCAGTCTTAGCCATCGTCACTCTGGAGGAATGCCGCAATGA